The region TTGTCCAACACTTGCCTCATTGTTTCCATCGTTAAGGAACAAGAATCCGGAGGCACTGCTGAGAGATAAAGGGGGATGTTTTTTGGTGCTTCTCTCACACCTTTGAAGTGTGAAACCTCTTGAGACAAATCAACAGGAATGCGGTCCTCGCACTGTCATTCCCGCTGGAGCCGACGAGCCTTCGCCGCCCCAAGGGGATGGATAACTTTAAAAGGGAATCTTCTGCCAGCTCCGGTCTCAAGATCCTTTATCGCGGGCAAGTGACAGAATGCGGCGGGCTTCATTCCTTGGGCGTGACTCCTTCTGACTCTGCACGTATAAAAAGGGAGGGGTCAAGCTCGCAGCCCATCAGCGAGAGGGGGCAAACCACTGGAGGCGAGAGGAGAACTTGGACGACAGCATGGGCTCGTTGACTGCTGCTGCCCTGCGGTTCccgctgctgctactgctgctgttcAGCAGGAAGCCCCAAGGAGGAGCCAAAGCTCATCCCATGTACAGCTCGGCCTCCGCTGCTGAACTGGCTGACTTCAAGGTAGGGCAGCAGGCATCACTGTCAGAACGCCATGTAACCaagggctgggggagcggggaagGTGTGCACTGCTTTGCCACTCACTCCGTCCCCTAGGGCAATTCTAGGGTTAAACGCTATCTCCCCCGCTGCCTCTCTGCATTTCAGACCCTGCTGGACCGCCTGGAGGACAAGCTCCCATCAGAAGAAGCAGAGGCAGGTCTGTCCCAAGAAATGAAGGAACAGGATGAGGAAGCCCCAGGAGATGCCTCACGCCCCCTTGCTCCAAGGAACAGCGACTACGTTAGACCCCAAAGAGAAGGCCTTGCCTATGGGcgcaacagctgggagctgcccgaGAAACCTCCGTCTGCCCTGAGGAGCAAGCTACGAGCACTGCTGAACTCGCCACGCAGCACGAGAAGGTTCTCGGATTGCTTTGGCCAACGGATAGATAGAATAGGAGCCCAGAGCGGACTTGGATGCAACAGCTACCGGGTAAGAGGGAGAGGGAATGGCTAGATGACTCAAGCACAGCTGGGGCAATAGAGTAAGGATGAAGCAATGTTACGCTCTGGGCAGAGTTCCCAGGAAGTCAAGGTGGACTGTCTAGTTCAGGTTAAAAGATGGATTTTGAGGGGTCTCCTACGCCAACTCTCTTGTTCTTGTGCTGCAGCGTCCAGGtggataatttaaaaaacagtggGACTTAAAATGGGTTGGGGGCTCTAGCTACAGTGAGCCTCTCTCTTACGTGTCTTTTCTGAACTTTTAGGAAATTTCAATTTTTAGAAACGATAATGAAGACTGCGTCCTTTTCTGGCTGAGTCCCTAGCAGTCAGTTCCCTAATTTAACATAAAGTGCTGCAGTGAGAACACATAACCCCGGTGGAATGGTGCACTCAGACACCAGCCACAAGAACCACCCTAGATAGAATCCTTTCAAGAAGGATGCATTTGATTCCAGAGCAACGGAATCTTCCACAGTAAGGACCATAGAAATCAAAGCCCATCTCTTGGGGGTCAGTACAGCATTGTCCCCCTTCAACATCGAGCATTCTGCTCGGTCGAGTTTTTACAATCCAACCTGAGGGAGTTTCTACCTCTTCTTCCCATGGGAGACTCGTCTGCTATTTAAAAGGTATCAGGGCCAGTAAGTTTCCCTCACTCTTCAGATTCAAATGCCGccttttcttcatttcagcaCATCGTTCACGGGGCACGTCCTCGATGCAAAATTTACTAGGTTAGATCCCAGCCTCAGAGGATCAACCAGCACGAGGCGGACAACTTTGCAGTCAGCATAGACCAGGGCAAATCCTGTACAGCATCATGTTAGCTAGTCCTGGTTACACCCGAGTCCCAGCATGGCACTGAACACaattggccttgtctacactgactgCACAGTCATCATAGTAGCTAACTCGCCTCTTCAAGGTCCTGGTCTCACCTGATAACACTTCGTAATGATGAAAGGTTAGCCCCCGGTGAACCACACTGAACAATTCCAGTGCCTCATTGCTCTTTGTGTGATTCAAGGATTTAAACATTTATGCCTTAACCACCACATCTTACTCCTGTCTTAGCCGAGCTCTAGCTATTCTGCTCAAGTAGCCCCGCTCTGGCACTGTTCAGGATCACGGGCAGCACACAGTACGATGTGTTACCTTCACACCACTTTACGATCCCAGCTAGTCACAAACCACGGGAAGGCTCCTCTCAAAGCTTAAATGAGCTACTAAAAAGGAACCAGCTTCCATCCTCTTTTGTGATGAGTTCAGGACAGAGGGGCCCAAACATTTAACaccgcagcagcccagctggaggATGGGGGAAAGGGACCCGGAGGGAAAAAAAATAGGAGAAAAAAGGGATGCTGCCGGGCTTCTCAATGGGAAGGGGCTGCTGATGCACCAGTGGCTGCTTAAGTTGCTCCTGTCTTTATCCACCCTTTAAAATCCTGCCTTGCATTCGTTCTGATTCAGCTGGTTTTTAAGAGCAAGGATTGTTGAgtggtgggactcaggagatcgagggtcaaatcctggctctgccacagacttcctgtgtgacaagTGACTTCATCTCTTTGTAGCCCAACTCCCGCTCTgttaaatagggataataattctCCCCCTCTCTAGCTGCCTTGACTGTAGTctcttgggtgtgtgtgtgtgtgtgtgtgtgtgtagtaccTAGCGCACCGGGAGCCCGCTCTCCGTAACTTTAGGTGCTATTATGATGACCACTGTTTGAGCAACACACTGGTGATTGAACCAGGGAACTTCAAAGCTAAAAGCAGAAGCTGATGTACTTGAGCTAAAGTTCCCTA is a window of Emys orbicularis isolate rEmyOrb1 chromosome 22, rEmyOrb1.hap1, whole genome shotgun sequence DNA encoding:
- the LOC135893343 gene encoding natriuretic peptides A-like, whose protein sequence is MGSLTAAALRFPLLLLLLFSRKPQGGAKAHPMYSSASAAELADFKTLLDRLEDKLPSEEAEAGLSQEMKEQDEEAPGDASRPLAPRNSDYVRPQREGLAYGRNSWELPEKPPSALRSKLRALLNSPRSTRRFSDCFGQRIDRIGAQSGLGCNSYREISIFRNDNEDCVLFWLSP